From the genome of Flavobacterium luteolum, one region includes:
- a CDS encoding heme-binding protein gives MNDEILRLKIDLGLLNIFTLIPSYMECKEDKKVSNGNVAVCIIDQKGSIYGRMYCSNKVRRRNSFKLAWLKASQVWLTGVQTGFYEKLYFNDVVDDDNGVEAPDLVGWKGGQPITLSDGTSLSIGFSGFRGESDLEIVTEAFKDI, from the coding sequence ATGAACGACGAAATACTAAGATTAAAAATTGATTTAGGCTTGTTAAATATATTCACGCTTATTCCCAGTTACATGGAATGTAAAGAAGATAAGAAAGTTTCAAACGGAAATGTGGCGGTATGTATTATCGATCAGAAGGGATCTATTTATGGACGTATGTACTGCAGCAATAAAGTGCGAAGGAGAAACTCATTTAAACTAGCTTGGCTAAAAGCAAGCCAGGTCTGGCTCACCGGGGTTCAAACTGGCTTTTATGAAAAACTCTATTTTAATGACGTGGTTGATGATGATAACGGGGTTGAAGCGCCAGATCTTGTGGGATGGAAAGGAGGACAGCCCATAACGCTTTCCGACGGCACATCACTAAGCATTGGATTTAGTGGGTTCAGGGGAGAAAGCGATCTTGAAATTGTTACAGAAGCATTTAAGGATATTTAG